One genomic window of Paenibacillus xylanilyticus includes the following:
- a CDS encoding nitroreductase: protein MTKSTHIGTVNEVRSAIQNRRTVKKFKKEAVPTEQIIELLDTAVWAPNHKLREPWRFLLFTGDGRKKLAEAIEAEMGEDNKFSANVMQVPSIMLVVLEEDPRQNIWDEDFAAVSALVQNFMLAAWSEDIGTFWVTKPFLYAPKFRKPLGIEAGEKIVGMVYMGYPEVIPSAKERTPAKDKLTLFD, encoded by the coding sequence GTGACTAAATCTACACATATTGGTACAGTCAATGAAGTAAGAAGTGCCATTCAAAACCGGCGTACCGTTAAAAAGTTTAAGAAAGAAGCTGTGCCTACAGAACAGATTATCGAGCTGTTGGATACGGCTGTGTGGGCACCAAACCATAAATTGCGTGAGCCTTGGAGATTTTTGTTATTTACCGGAGATGGGCGGAAGAAGCTTGCAGAAGCGATTGAAGCAGAGATGGGCGAAGATAACAAATTTTCAGCCAATGTTATGCAGGTACCATCGATCATGCTTGTGGTTCTGGAAGAGGATCCAAGACAAAATATATGGGATGAGGATTTTGCTGCAGTAAGTGCACTGGTGCAGAACTTTATGCTGGCTGCATGGAGTGAAGATATTGGAACCTTTTGGGTAACCAAGCCTTTCCTGTATGCACCGAAATTCCGCAAACCACTGGGGATTGAGGCTGGCGAGAAAATTGTCGGTATGGTCTACATGGGTTATCCGGAGGTCATCCCTTCTGCGAAAGAACGTACACCGGCCAAAGACAAACTTACCCTTTTTGATTAA
- a CDS encoding YifB family Mg chelatase-like AAA ATPase, with protein sequence MYGKLYSACLYGIDGVLIEVETDLSNGLPQTSIIGLPDSAIREAVERVRAAVKNCGYQYPLQRITINLAPADLRKEGSSFDLAIAVALLMTSGQLVLPSQERTLLLGELALDGSVRSVPGVLAMVDLAKRQGFTSVLLPVDNLAEASLISGINVYGIGHLRDIAPDKPDSQTKDGVLSKAGTVVLNNFAHLMKPAASEQGLSNPNANTLIPASLSDDYSDVLGQHHVKRALMIAAAGMHNILLVGPPGTGKTMLIKRLPTILPPLSEEESLEVTKVLSAAGKLKETSNGLVTERPFRSPHHTISTSGLIGGSGIPKPGEVSLAHRGILFLDELPEFHRQVLEVLRQPLEDHTVTISRARAAFTFPAQFMLACSMNPCPCGYLSAQSEDQRCICSPSRVAAYRAKISGPLLDRIDLQVEVPPPGEWRKAAPSPTSAEMQAKVVHAHHIQAKRYASSSVRWNSQLSGRLLRRTARLPSEADHLLQHTLQALNLSMRAHDRIIKMAQTIADLDHDGEILTAHVAEAIQYRQLDLNLF encoded by the coding sequence ATGTACGGAAAATTATATAGCGCATGTTTATATGGAATTGACGGGGTATTAATCGAAGTGGAAACGGATTTATCCAATGGATTGCCCCAAACTTCCATTATCGGCTTGCCAGATTCGGCCATTCGTGAAGCAGTAGAGCGTGTTCGTGCTGCTGTAAAAAATTGCGGTTATCAATATCCATTACAACGGATTACGATTAATCTAGCCCCTGCTGACCTGCGTAAGGAAGGCTCTTCATTTGATCTTGCCATTGCTGTAGCTTTGCTAATGACTAGTGGGCAGCTCGTGCTGCCATCCCAGGAAAGAACACTTTTACTCGGCGAACTCGCTTTGGATGGCTCAGTTCGATCCGTACCAGGTGTACTTGCCATGGTGGATCTGGCTAAGCGTCAAGGCTTCACTTCCGTTCTCCTCCCCGTTGATAATCTGGCAGAAGCTTCGTTAATTAGCGGTATTAACGTATATGGAATTGGTCATCTAAGAGACATTGCGCCAGATAAGCCTGATTCCCAGACAAAAGATGGGGTCTTGTCCAAAGCGGGAACGGTTGTTTTGAATAACTTCGCTCACCTTATGAAACCAGCTGCATCTGAACAGGGTCTCTCCAACCCCAATGCCAATACTCTTATTCCGGCTTCGTTAAGCGATGACTACAGTGACGTCCTAGGCCAACATCATGTGAAGCGTGCACTGATGATTGCCGCAGCAGGGATGCATAATATATTGCTAGTGGGTCCACCAGGGACTGGCAAAACGATGCTGATCAAACGTCTGCCCACTATTCTCCCTCCGTTATCCGAGGAAGAATCACTGGAAGTTACCAAAGTGCTGAGTGCTGCTGGGAAACTGAAAGAAACGTCCAACGGTTTGGTCACGGAACGCCCCTTCCGGTCCCCACATCATACGATATCCACCTCCGGCCTCATCGGTGGTAGCGGTATTCCGAAGCCGGGCGAAGTCAGCCTTGCACACCGCGGTATTCTGTTCCTTGATGAGCTTCCTGAGTTTCATCGTCAAGTGCTTGAAGTTTTACGGCAGCCGCTGGAGGATCATACGGTCACCATAAGCCGGGCAAGAGCTGCTTTTACGTTTCCTGCGCAGTTTATGCTTGCATGCTCCATGAATCCCTGCCCATGCGGATATTTGTCCGCTCAATCCGAGGATCAGCGCTGTATCTGCAGCCCTTCCCGCGTTGCAGCTTATCGGGCCAAAATCTCGGGCCCTTTGCTGGATCGGATAGATTTGCAGGTCGAGGTTCCTCCACCTGGCGAATGGCGGAAGGCAGCACCTTCCCCCACTTCTGCCGAGATGCAAGCCAAAGTTGTCCACGCTCATCATATCCAGGCTAAGCGTTATGCGAGCAGCTCTGTGCGTTGGAATAGTCAGTTATCCGGAAGACTGCTCCGCCGAACTGCACGTCTTCCCTCAGAAGCAGACCATCTGCTCCAGCACACACTGCAGGCTCTTAACTTAAGCATGCGTGCTCACGATCGCATTATCAAGATGGCACAGACGATTGCCGATCTGGATCATGACGGCGAAATTTTAACGGCTCATGTAGCTGAGGCGATTCAGTATCGGCAGTTGGATCTGAATTTGTTTTAG